Genomic DNA from Alicyclobacillus fastidiosus:
AGACTCATTGATTGGCGAACGCATCAAGCAACTACGACTTGCTAAAGGGCTTTCACTGTCTGAACTCGCGGAGTCATCTGGCGTCGCGAAATCCTATCTGAGTGCTATTGAACGCTCACTTCAGGGGAATCCCTCCATTCAAATCATTGAGAAACTCGCTTCCGTGCTCGACGTATCTGTTCCGACCCTATTACTTCCAGACGATGTGGACGCAGATGAGAACGAAGTGCTCGATCCTGAATGGATGAAATTAGCACAAGAGGCCATGAATTCTGGCATCACCAAGGAACAATTTCGTGAATACCTCGAATTTCAAAAATGGCGTTTAAAGAATGGGGAGCAATGATGGCGGACAGGGGGATCATTGCCCTAGTTCACTGAATGGACGAGCAACACCTCGCGAATCGAGCGTGCAGCCTGGTCATCCACATCACGGTATGACCAGCTCTCGTGTCCCACGAAAAAGAAA
This window encodes:
- a CDS encoding helix-turn-helix domain-containing protein, whose protein sequence is MIGERIKQLRLAKGLSLSELAESSGVAKSYLSAIERSLQGNPSIQIIEKLASVLDVSVPTLLLPDDVDADENEVLDPEWMKLAQEAMNSGITKEQFREYLEFQKWRLKNGEQ